From Granulicella sp. WH15, the proteins below share one genomic window:
- the rfbA gene encoding glucose-1-phosphate thymidylyltransferase RfbA translates to MKGIILAGGSGTRLHPVTQSISKQLLPVYDKPMIYYPLSVLMLAGIREILIISTPDDTPRFEQLLGDGSQWGLSLQYKVQPSPDGLAQAFLIGREFLAGEGCCLVLGDNIFYGHDFARTLRAAGAHQSGATVFAYPVLDPERYGVVEFDSQRRAISLEEKPRKPKSRYAVTGIYFYDAQVVSVAEGLKPSPRGELEITDVNRWYLERGQLRTELLGRGMAWLDTGTHDSLLEASNFIQTIERRQGLKVACPEEIAYRLGYIDADTLRQLASKIAKSSYGQYLLRLLEDVVY, encoded by the coding sequence ATGAAGGGAATCATTCTGGCCGGAGGCTCCGGCACGCGGCTGCATCCGGTCACCCAGTCCATCTCCAAGCAACTGCTGCCCGTCTACGACAAGCCGATGATCTACTACCCGCTCTCGGTGCTGATGCTGGCGGGGATTCGCGAGATCCTCATCATCTCGACGCCCGACGACACGCCGCGTTTTGAGCAGCTTCTCGGCGACGGTTCTCAATGGGGCTTATCGCTTCAGTACAAGGTCCAGCCTTCGCCCGATGGGCTGGCGCAGGCCTTCCTCATCGGTCGTGAGTTTCTCGCCGGAGAGGGCTGTTGCCTGGTGTTGGGCGACAACATCTTCTACGGTCACGACTTCGCCCGGACGCTGCGCGCAGCCGGTGCGCACCAGAGTGGCGCGACCGTCTTCGCGTACCCGGTGCTGGACCCTGAGCGTTACGGCGTGGTGGAGTTCGACTCGCAACGGCGCGCCATCTCGCTCGAAGAGAAGCCGCGCAAGCCCAAGTCGCGCTACGCGGTGACGGGCATCTACTTCTACGACGCGCAGGTGGTCTCTGTGGCTGAGGGGCTGAAGCCCTCGCCGCGCGGCGAGCTGGAGATCACGGACGTCAACCGCTGGTACCTGGAGCGCGGCCAGCTGCGCACAGAGCTGCTGGGGCGAGGCATGGCGTGGCTCGACACCGGCACGCACGACTCGCTGCTTGAGGCCTCGAACTTCATCCAGACGATCGAGCGGCGGCAGGGCCTGAAGGTTGCCTGCCCCGAGGAGATCGCCTACCGGCTCGGATACATCGACGCCGATACGCTGCGGCAGCTCGCGTCCAAGATCGCCAAGAGCAGCTATGGACAGTACCTGCTGCGCCTGCTGGAAGACGTGGTCTATTGA
- the rfbD gene encoding dTDP-4-dehydrorhamnose reductase yields MRILLTGSTGQVGSELLPVLERLGEVIAPSRGELDLADPTAVGSLIRELRPRWIVNPAAYTAVDKAESEPELADAINHRSVGAMGLAAKAVGATILHFSTDYVFDGEGAQPYREIDPTHPAGVYGASKLAGEQALAASGAAYLIFRTSWVYGATGKNFLRTILGLARQREQMKIVADQHGAPTWSRDLANMAAHVIQFCEQREAVAPLSGIYHAAGEGETSWFGFARRGIELRQPFEPETRFAELLPIPTSEYPTPARRPLNSRLDCRKLQQTFGWRMMDWQESLAQVVSDL; encoded by the coding sequence ATGAGGATTTTACTGACGGGTTCGACGGGGCAGGTGGGGAGCGAGCTTCTGCCGGTGCTGGAGCGGCTGGGAGAGGTCATCGCGCCGAGCCGGGGCGAGTTGGATCTGGCAGACCCAACCGCCGTAGGCAGCCTGATTCGAGAGCTGCGGCCACGCTGGATCGTCAACCCCGCGGCCTATACGGCGGTGGACAAGGCGGAATCGGAGCCGGAGCTGGCCGATGCGATCAATCACCGAAGCGTCGGAGCGATGGGCCTCGCGGCCAAAGCGGTTGGGGCGACAATCCTGCATTTTTCTACCGATTACGTCTTCGACGGCGAGGGCGCGCAGCCCTATCGCGAGATCGACCCGACCCACCCGGCAGGCGTCTACGGGGCCAGCAAACTGGCCGGAGAGCAGGCCCTTGCTGCAAGCGGCGCGGCGTATCTGATCTTTCGCACCAGCTGGGTCTACGGAGCCACGGGCAAGAACTTTCTGCGGACGATCCTCGGCCTCGCCCGCCAGCGCGAGCAGATGAAGATCGTCGCCGACCAGCACGGTGCGCCGACGTGGAGCCGCGATCTGGCCAACATGGCGGCGCACGTCATTCAGTTCTGTGAGCAGCGGGAGGCTGTGGCCCCGCTGAGCGGCATCTACCACGCCGCCGGTGAGGGCGAGACGAGCTGGTTCGGCTTCGCCCGGCGCGGCATCGAGCTGCGGCAGCCATTCGAGCCTGAAACCCGGTTCGCCGAGCTGCTGCCCATTCCGACCAGCGAGTATCCCACCCCCGCGCGCCGCCCGCTGAACAGCCGTCTCGACTGCCGCAAGCTCCAGCAGACCTTCGGCTGGCGGATGATGGACTGGCAGGAGTCGTTGGCGCAGGTAGTGTCTGATCTGTAA
- a CDS encoding HAD family hydrolase, producing the protein MAGRALFLDRDGVINHEVGYLHRAEDVRFVDGIFPLCRTAQSLGYRLIVVTNQSGIARGYYTTGQFDELMAWMRLEFEREGIALDAVYHCPYHPEHGVGEFRREHEDRKPGAGMLRRGAAAFGLELEESVMVGDRCSDIAAANTAGLRQAFLIAGTEEHGCSGEYLAVETLAEVRSWLIENPD; encoded by the coding sequence ATGGCCGGACGGGCGTTGTTTCTCGATCGCGACGGTGTCATCAACCACGAGGTCGGCTATCTGCACCGGGCCGAGGACGTGCGCTTCGTCGACGGCATCTTCCCGCTCTGCCGCACGGCGCAGAGCCTGGGGTACCGGCTGATCGTGGTTACGAACCAGTCCGGCATCGCACGCGGCTACTACACGACCGGCCAGTTCGACGAGCTGATGGCGTGGATGCGGCTGGAGTTCGAGCGGGAGGGGATCGCGCTGGACGCGGTGTACCACTGCCCATACCACCCCGAGCACGGCGTCGGTGAGTTCCGGCGCGAGCACGAGGACCGCAAGCCCGGCGCGGGGATGCTGCGGCGCGGCGCGGCGGCGTTCGGGTTGGAGCTGGAGGAGTCGGTGATGGTGGGGGATCGCTGCTCGGATATCGCCGCAGCCAACACGGCGGGGCTGCGGCAGGCGTTCCTGATCGCCGGGACCGAAGAGCACGGCTGCTCCGGCGAGTATCTGGCCGTGGAGACGCTGGCCGAGGTCAGAAGCTGGCTGATCGAGAACCCAGATTAA
- the rfbC gene encoding dTDP-4-dehydrorhamnose 3,5-epimerase, with product MQVLNTALQDVKLLQPRRFGDDRGWFAEFYSQTKFQSAGLPTSFVQDNQSFSTRGVLRGLHYQLGKPQGKLVRCVSGHIWDVAVDLRRGSPDFGKYVGVSLKPVSDAGELQMLWIPEGFAHGFVVLSETAEVLYKTTDGYYPEGERCVRWDDPTLAIPWPLAGITPVVSDKDAKGANFLEAELPEA from the coding sequence ATGCAGGTTTTGAACACGGCTTTACAGGACGTCAAATTACTTCAACCCAGGCGCTTTGGCGACGATCGGGGATGGTTCGCAGAGTTCTACAGCCAGACCAAGTTTCAGTCAGCCGGGCTTCCCACCAGTTTCGTTCAGGACAACCAGTCCTTCTCTACCCGTGGCGTTCTGCGCGGGCTGCACTACCAACTGGGAAAGCCCCAGGGCAAGCTGGTGCGTTGCGTCTCCGGCCATATCTGGGATGTGGCGGTGGATCTCCGGCGCGGCTCGCCGGATTTCGGCAAGTATGTCGGCGTCTCGCTGAAGCCGGTCTCGGACGCGGGCGAGCTGCAGATGTTGTGGATTCCAGAGGGTTTCGCCCACGGATTCGTCGTCCTCTCGGAGACGGCGGAGGTCCTCTACAAGACCACCGACGGCTACTACCCGGAGGGGGAGCGGTGCGTTCGCTGGGACGATCCGACGCTCGCCATACCTTGGCCGCTTGCGGGAATTACGCCGGTCGTCAGCGACAAGGACGCCAAGGGCGCGAACTTCTTAGAGGCTGAACTGCCGGAAGCCTAA